Proteins from a genomic interval of Burkholderia cepacia GG4:
- the metW gene encoding methionine biosynthesis protein MetW gives MNQQALNSLSARADFRTIARWVEPRSTVLDLGCGDGSLLALLMEELDVTGYGIELHDAGVLASAKNGINVIQQNLEDGLRLFEDHSFDIAILSQTLQTIHQTAAILRETARVGRECIVSFPNFGYWSHRLSVLQGRMPVSKSLPYQWHNTPNVRVLTIKDFEALAPEVGVTILDRVVLHEGQPIRWGANWRGSLAVYRVKRS, from the coding sequence ATGAACCAGCAAGCGCTGAATTCCCTGTCCGCGCGCGCGGACTTCCGCACGATCGCACGCTGGGTCGAGCCGCGCTCGACCGTGCTCGACCTCGGCTGCGGCGACGGCTCGCTGCTCGCGCTGCTGATGGAAGAGCTGGACGTCACCGGTTACGGCATCGAACTGCACGACGCGGGCGTGCTCGCGAGCGCGAAGAACGGCATCAACGTGATCCAGCAGAATCTCGAGGACGGCCTGCGGCTGTTCGAAGACCACAGCTTCGACATCGCGATCCTGTCGCAAACCTTGCAGACGATCCACCAGACGGCCGCGATCCTGCGCGAAACGGCGCGCGTCGGCCGCGAGTGCATCGTGTCGTTCCCGAACTTCGGCTACTGGTCGCACCGGCTGTCGGTGCTGCAAGGCCGGATGCCCGTGTCGAAATCGCTGCCGTACCAGTGGCACAACACGCCGAACGTGCGGGTGCTGACGATCAAGGATTTCGAGGCGCTCGCGCCCGAAGTCGGCGTCACGATCCTCGACCGCGTCGTGCTGCACGAAGGCCAGCCGATTCGATGGGGAGCGAACTGGCGTGGTAGTCTTGCTGTCTACCGCGTCAAGCGCAGCTGA
- a CDS encoding AmpG family muropeptide MFS transporter, which produces MSKTPHEAPALTAHEDHPGWRAYLNTHMLICVFLGFTSGLPLFTLVYLVQAWLRSEGVNLKEIGLFALIQFPYTWKFLWAPLMDRYIPRLPGWRPGRRRGWMLLTQVLVAGAIAALGFVSPRNSIWTVAALTTLVAFFGASSDIVIDAYRRELLRDTEQGLGNAVHVNAYKLAALIPGSLALILSDHMPWDAVFALTGAFMLPGILMTLLVREPEVVGTPPRNLRDAIVLPFREFIQRDGWAGALLVIAFIFLFKIGDTMATTLSTSFFLDIGFTRTEIGIVAKTTALVASVAGGIIGGVWLVKIGIGRGLWIFGALQMVSTLGFAWLAQLGPGSPVLAVLYDFTISTSHAIAAGLSVFGIAVTPQFSPMTVALAIVYGVETFTTGLTMAAFVAYIASTTDPRYTATQFALFTSLASVPRTLASAASGFIVAKIGWFDYFIACTALAIPGMLLLFKIAPWNGTARNGEASRAQ; this is translated from the coding sequence ATGTCCAAAACGCCACACGAGGCGCCCGCACTCACCGCTCACGAGGATCACCCCGGCTGGCGTGCCTATCTGAACACGCACATGCTGATCTGCGTGTTCCTCGGCTTCACGTCGGGGCTACCGCTGTTCACACTCGTCTACCTTGTGCAGGCATGGCTGCGCTCCGAGGGCGTGAACCTGAAGGAAATCGGCCTGTTCGCGCTGATCCAGTTCCCGTATACGTGGAAGTTCCTGTGGGCGCCGCTGATGGATCGCTACATCCCGCGCCTGCCCGGCTGGCGGCCGGGCCGCCGGCGCGGCTGGATGCTGCTCACGCAGGTGCTGGTCGCCGGCGCGATCGCCGCGCTCGGCTTCGTGTCGCCGCGCAATTCGATCTGGACGGTCGCCGCGCTCACGACGCTCGTCGCGTTCTTCGGCGCCAGCTCCGACATCGTGATCGACGCGTATCGCCGCGAGCTGCTGCGCGACACCGAGCAGGGCCTCGGCAACGCGGTGCACGTGAACGCGTACAAGCTCGCCGCGCTGATTCCCGGCTCGCTGGCGCTGATCCTGTCCGACCACATGCCGTGGGACGCCGTGTTCGCGCTCACCGGCGCGTTCATGCTGCCGGGCATCCTGATGACGCTGCTCGTGCGCGAGCCCGAAGTGGTCGGCACACCGCCGCGCAACCTGCGCGACGCGATCGTGCTGCCGTTCCGCGAATTCATCCAGCGCGACGGCTGGGCCGGCGCGCTGCTCGTCATCGCGTTCATCTTCCTGTTCAAGATCGGCGACACGATGGCGACCACGCTGTCGACGTCGTTCTTCCTCGACATCGGCTTCACGCGCACCGAGATCGGCATCGTCGCGAAAACCACCGCGCTCGTCGCGAGCGTCGCCGGCGGCATCATCGGCGGCGTCTGGCTCGTGAAGATCGGCATCGGCCGCGGGCTGTGGATCTTCGGCGCGCTGCAGATGGTGTCGACGCTCGGCTTCGCGTGGCTCGCGCAACTCGGCCCCGGCTCGCCGGTGCTCGCCGTGCTCTACGACTTCACGATATCGACCAGCCACGCGATCGCGGCGGGGCTGTCGGTGTTCGGCATCGCCGTCACGCCGCAATTCAGCCCGATGACGGTCGCGCTCGCGATCGTCTACGGCGTCGAAACCTTCACGACCGGCCTGACGATGGCTGCGTTCGTCGCGTATATCGCGAGCACGACCGACCCGCGCTACACCGCCACGCAGTTCGCGCTGTTCACGAGCCTCGCCTCGGTGCCGCGCACACTCGCATCGGCCGCGAGCGGCTTCATCGTCGCGAAGATCGGCTGGTTCGACTACTTCATCGCGTGCACCGCGCTCGCGATCCCCGGCATGCTGTTGCTGTTCAAGATCGCGCCGTGGAACGGCACCGCGCGCAACGGCGAGGCCAGCCGTGCGCAATGA